The Planococcus halocryophilus nucleotide sequence AAGTATAAATACGGCATCTTGCCAGCTGAACGAATATTGATTGCTATCGCATAAGGCACACCTGCATTAAAACAATTCTCGATATACGAAGCGAGCTCTTCGATTCGGTCTTCTAAATCGTGAATGGTGCCATAATACGCAGAGACATTCAATGCAAAAAGCATCGTTTCATTTGCAACTTGAGAAAATATTTTGGTTTGATAATTTTGCATTCTCACACTGGCTTTCCAGTGAATTTGATTGAATTGATCTGTAGAGACATAATCACGAGTACCAATGGGTTGAAAGGCGTCATCAAATAAAGAATGCTTCAAATTGAATTCGCCTGGTTTTTGTGGAGATGGGGTATAACCAAAAGGGTACTTCTGAAGTTTTGGAAACACGAGTTGCTCCTGCAAAAGTCTAGGCTGGTACTCCAGTGTCACACTTCCTTCGCCAAATGGCTGTGGTATGAGCACTTCCATTTTAGTAAGGCGGGATATTCCTCTTTTCTTTCCTGTGACCGGTACATTTAGTTCAATTGTTTCGTTATGACCAATTGTGAAAGGGAGTTCAAGCTCTACTAAATCTCCAGTACTTAGCCGTTGCTCCTCTATTGGCTCCACTGCATGATGAAACCAAATTTTTAATTGACCACCCCAGATAGGTAAGCCATCATTTTTAAAAACTAGCTGCCAAGATGACTCACCATCATAAAGCACACGTTTGCGCATGCGATTGTTTTGAAAAACTAATTTTGTACCGACTTGCTTCAAATAAAACAATTGCAAGCCTACTACTGTACCAACAAAAACAATGACCGCTGCCGCAGTAAACTGTAAAAACACCATAGCTATAAAGAACAAGACAAGTAAAAAGCCAAATACCCATTTCATGTTTTTTAAGTCATCATCATGGCGCATCCAAACCATCTAAAATGCCTCTACCGGAGAAGAAACCGAATTTACAATTTCACGTAAAATCGCAGCCGGTTCCTGAACGAGCATTCCTTCAGCTGTCAGCATTAAACGGTGAACAGCTACTGGTTCGAGTATGTATTTGACATCATCTGGTGTCACAAAATTTCGTCCTTCTATAAATGCTTTACCTTGCGCTGCATGAACAAGTGCCAAAGCTGCTCTTGAACTTAAGCCAAGTTCAATTGCCGGATGTTCGCGAGTCGCGCGGACTAGAGACAAAATATACGTTTCGATGTCTTCATGCACAGATACTTGACCTGCATCTAAATGCCATTGCTGTACATCTGTAACGGAAGCGACTGGTAAAATTTCTTTTTTGTGAGATACGTTATCACGAAAGTTCCGGATAATCGAGAGCTCTTCTTCATATGTTGGATAACCAATTTCTAATCGAAATAAAAAACGATCCAGTTGCGCTGCAGGAAGTGGAAAAGTTCCTTGTTGCGATTCGACAGGATTTTGAGTTGCGATGACGATAAATGGATTTGGTAATTGAAGCGTATCTCCATCGATTGTCGCTTGTTTTTCTTCCATTGATTCTAACAGACTTGACTGCGTCCTCGGAGTTGCGCGATTGATTTCATCAGCTAATAATAAATTGGTTTGCACTGGACCTGCTCGTAGTTCAAACTCTTGTGTTTTTGGATTAAAAAAGCGAATGCCTGTCACGTCTGACGGCAAAACATCTGGCGTAAACTGAATTCGTTGAAACTGACCTGCAAATGACCCTGCAAATGCTTTGGCCATCCACGTCTTGCCTGAACCTGGTACACTTTCAAGCAAGACGTGCCCCCCTTGAATTAAAGCAATTAGCATAAAGTCTATTTCTTTTTCCCTGCCTACGACCAATCGATTTAATTGCGCTTTCACTTGTGTTAAATTCTCCACATATTCTCCCCACTTCCCGTTTTAACCTTATTTTGACGCCTCTATCGTGTATGTGTAAACAGTTGTGCCATGATGATAGGCTGTGCCACGAAAATGCTTGAAATCCTCACGTGCAATCAAAACTGTCCGAAATTCTAAAAAGTCTTCTTTTTCGATTGTGATCGATTCGACAATGCCATTTTTTAAATCTTCTAGTTGCTGGTTGTAATCAGTCATGAATTATTCCCCTTTTGCCTTAGTTTTGCTAAGCTATTCTGTTATAATACTAAACGGATGATAAATATTGACTTTAAACAGTGTACGAAACGGCTTTAAACAGTCTATGAAAACCTGTTCTAGGCAATAGTATACAGCAAGAAAACAACTTAGACATCTTTGTCAAAAAAGTCTCCATGGCTTTAAATTTAGGAGGATTACATGATTAACTTTTTTAAACGGCATCCTTTAATCTTGATGCTGCCACTGGCTTTCTTTTTGTATAATTTAGCCTTTGAAAATACTGCGATTTTTTGGTATATGTACACATTTGCGACCTTGATTCTTATGTCTCTCGCTATCATATTCGTTAAAATCTTCGAT carries:
- a CDS encoding AAA family ATPase, encoding MENLTQVKAQLNRLVVGREKEIDFMLIALIQGGHVLLESVPGSGKTWMAKAFAGSFAGQFQRIQFTPDVLPSDVTGIRFFNPKTQEFELRAGPVQTNLLLADEINRATPRTQSSLLESMEEKQATIDGDTLQLPNPFIVIATQNPVESQQGTFPLPAAQLDRFLFRLEIGYPTYEEELSIIRNFRDNVSHKKEILPVASVTDVQQWHLDAGQVSVHEDIETYILSLVRATREHPAIELGLSSRAALALVHAAQGKAFIEGRNFVTPDDVKYILEPVAVHRLMLTAEGMLVQEPAAILREIVNSVSSPVEAF
- a CDS encoding DUF58 domain-containing protein, whose protein sequence is MRHDDDLKNMKWVFGFLLVLFFIAMVFLQFTAAAVIVFVGTVVGLQLFYLKQVGTKLVFQNNRMRKRVLYDGESSWQLVFKNDGLPIWGGQLKIWFHHAVEPIEEQRLSTGDLVELELPFTIGHNETIELNVPVTGKKRGISRLTKMEVLIPQPFGEGSVTLEYQPRLLQEQLVFPKLQKYPFGYTPSPQKPGEFNLKHSLFDDAFQPIGTRDYVSTDQFNQIHWKASVRMQNYQTKIFSQVANETMLFALNVSAYYGTIHDLEDRIEELASYIENCFNAGVPYAIAINIRSAGKMPYLYLSTGQGQKQRQQALELLSVISKNNATLAFSTMLGHLDIHTELPYTTYLLTDKSEEALRFIKKWSRQTQLTVLPGRKERDLA